The Microbacterium maritypicum genome contains a region encoding:
- a CDS encoding metalloregulator ArsR/SmtB family transcription factor, producing MTDSATDIFAALAHPTRRQILQDLKDGELAAGEIASRFSASGPTISRHLSVLRQAGLISERRDANRILYSLVGERLALSVGDFLSTVCPEQIVLREVRKRGRGASEPVEA from the coding sequence ATGACTGACAGCGCGACGGACATCTTCGCGGCGCTGGCCCACCCCACACGACGTCAGATCCTGCAGGACCTGAAAGACGGTGAGCTCGCGGCCGGCGAGATCGCGTCGCGCTTCTCCGCGAGCGGCCCCACCATCTCCCGTCACCTGAGCGTGCTCCGCCAGGCGGGACTCATCAGCGAGCGGCGCGATGCCAACCGCATCCTCTACTCCCTCGTGGGTGAGCGGCTCGCGCTCTCGGTCGGCGACTTCCTCTCGACGGTGTGCCCCGAGCAGATCGTGCTGCGCGAGGTCCGCAAGCGCGGACGCGGAGCCTCCGAGCCCGTCGAGGCCTGA
- a CDS encoding protoporphyrinogen/coproporphyrinogen oxidase, whose protein sequence is MSPEPSSAEPSDLAARAAHTHVVVVGGGIGGLVAARECAKVGMRVTVLEAEETLGGSIRRVDLDGVTIDAGAESYATRGGLVRALVEELDLADRIVFPKPGGAWLAGIPGVGAAPLPVGGILGIPANPFQPDVRRIIGWAGVWRAYLDRVRPPLTIGHQLSLGKLVASRMGVKVRDRLVAPVTTGVYSASPDDVDIDVAAPGLNAALTRVGSLSGAVQTLRDDAAEKASEAQAAAKTPGAAVEGLSGGMSTLVDALAADLVRLGAEVRTGVRVRTVRRTGARWSVEAEAEVAAEVEVRAEESGESAATDPLEPVVEELDADAVIIATPESAARKLLASVVPALATTEAASSPEIEIVTLVLDAPELAAAPRGTGVLTVPGSHTAKALTHSTAKWGWVRDAAGARQIVRVSFGAQGEPAATAGLDDAAAADLARREAAALLGVAIAPEAVIASHRGRFIQSQPASIIGSGGRRTAARAAVEAVPGVAAVGAWLAGTGLAQVIPDARDEADRLRRALLWDGES, encoded by the coding sequence ATGAGCCCCGAGCCCTCCTCCGCCGAGCCGTCCGACCTCGCCGCCCGCGCGGCGCACACGCATGTCGTCGTCGTGGGCGGTGGCATCGGGGGTCTCGTCGCTGCGCGGGAGTGCGCGAAGGTCGGAATGCGCGTCACCGTGCTCGAGGCGGAGGAGACGCTGGGCGGCTCGATCCGCCGGGTCGACCTCGACGGTGTCACCATCGACGCCGGGGCCGAGAGCTACGCCACCAGGGGTGGACTCGTGCGCGCCCTCGTGGAGGAGCTCGACCTGGCCGACCGCATCGTCTTCCCGAAGCCGGGCGGGGCATGGCTGGCCGGAATCCCCGGTGTGGGTGCGGCGCCGCTCCCTGTGGGCGGCATCCTCGGCATCCCCGCCAATCCGTTCCAGCCCGACGTCCGCCGCATCATCGGATGGGCGGGCGTCTGGCGCGCCTACCTCGACCGCGTGCGTCCGCCCCTCACGATCGGGCACCAGCTCAGCCTCGGAAAGCTCGTCGCATCGCGCATGGGGGTGAAGGTGCGGGATCGACTCGTCGCCCCCGTGACGACCGGCGTCTACTCGGCGTCTCCCGACGATGTCGACATCGACGTCGCAGCCCCAGGGCTCAACGCCGCACTGACCAGGGTGGGTTCCCTCTCCGGCGCGGTGCAGACGCTGCGCGATGACGCCGCGGAGAAGGCCTCGGAAGCACAGGCGGCGGCGAAGACACCGGGAGCGGCCGTCGAGGGGCTCTCGGGAGGCATGAGCACGCTGGTCGATGCCCTCGCCGCCGACCTCGTCCGCCTCGGTGCCGAGGTGCGCACGGGAGTGCGGGTGCGCACCGTGCGCAGGACCGGGGCGCGCTGGTCGGTCGAGGCCGAGGCTGAGGTCGCGGCTGAGGTCGAGGTGAGGGCGGAGGAAAGCGGCGAGAGCGCCGCAACGGATCCTCTGGAGCCGGTGGTCGAGGAGCTCGACGCTGACGCCGTCATCATCGCGACGCCCGAGTCGGCCGCACGGAAGCTCCTCGCCTCCGTGGTGCCGGCCCTCGCCACGACGGAGGCCGCGTCATCGCCCGAGATCGAGATCGTCACCCTCGTCCTCGACGCGCCGGAACTCGCCGCCGCCCCGAGGGGAACCGGCGTGCTGACCGTTCCGGGCAGCCACACCGCCAAGGCGCTCACCCACTCGACCGCCAAGTGGGGCTGGGTGCGCGACGCCGCGGGCGCCCGGCAGATCGTGCGGGTGTCGTTCGGCGCCCAGGGGGAACCCGCAGCGACCGCGGGCCTGGACGACGCCGCGGCGGCAGACCTCGCACGGCGCGAAGCCGCCGCCCTGCTGGGAGTCGCCATCGCCCCCGAGGCTGTCATCGCCTCGCATCGCGGCCGTTTCATCCAGTCGCAGCCCGCCTCGATCATCGGCTCAGGGGGGCGGCGTACCGCAGCACGCGCAGCGGTCGAGGCCGTGCCCGGTGTGGCCGCGGTCGGCGCCTGGCTCGCGGGGACCGGACTCGCCCAGGTTATCCCCGACGCACGGGACGAGGCCGACCGTCTGCGCCGCGCCCTGTTGTGGGACGGGGAGTCCTGA
- a CDS encoding phage holin family protein produces MPRGYRDRADDSLLTLLGDLPELVTNLVKAEIDAAKAWVSRTSKDAGIGSVWFLVALFFLFWAVPVILVFAIAGLSSWWPVWLSAIAVFGILILAVLLFALLGILKFRKVLARQNPAQAVAEDIRLVKEAGDDEF; encoded by the coding sequence ATGCCCCGCGGATACCGCGATCGCGCCGACGACAGCCTGCTGACTCTCCTCGGAGATCTGCCGGAACTCGTCACGAATCTGGTCAAGGCCGAGATCGACGCCGCCAAGGCGTGGGTCTCGCGCACCTCGAAGGATGCCGGCATCGGTTCCGTGTGGTTCCTCGTCGCGCTGTTTTTCCTGTTCTGGGCCGTGCCTGTCATCCTCGTCTTCGCGATCGCCGGGCTGTCGTCCTGGTGGCCGGTGTGGCTCTCGGCGATCGCGGTGTTCGGCATCCTGATCCTCGCGGTGCTGCTGTTCGCGTTGCTCGGGATCCTCAAGTTCCGCAAGGTGCTCGCGCGCCAGAACCCGGCGCAGGCCGTCGCCGAAGACATCCGACTCGTGAAGGAGGCCGGCGATGACGAGTTCTGA
- the hemQ gene encoding hydrogen peroxide-dependent heme synthase has protein sequence MMSEERDENPSGFTLWAVWRRNPDLPVTENDSTELETIVSYIEDSGVTVRGFYDVSGLKADADLMVWLHGDTAEELQKALRRLRRTELLRSLLPVWNVMGVHRDAEFNRSHVPGFLRGMDPKDWLCLYPFVRTPEWYLAPEEERRKMLADHGRKGAAFTGVLANTVASFALGDYEWLLPLEADELTDLVDMMRDLRYTDARMYVKEEVPFYTGRRLRFDEIADVLQ, from the coding sequence ATGATGTCCGAAGAGCGCGATGAGAACCCGTCCGGCTTCACCCTCTGGGCTGTCTGGCGACGAAACCCCGACCTCCCCGTGACGGAGAACGACTCGACCGAGCTCGAGACGATCGTCTCCTACATTGAGGACTCGGGTGTCACCGTCCGCGGCTTCTACGACGTCTCCGGACTCAAGGCCGACGCCGACCTCATGGTGTGGCTGCACGGCGACACCGCCGAGGAGCTGCAGAAGGCGCTGCGTCGCCTGCGTCGCACCGAGCTGCTGCGTTCGCTCCTCCCGGTGTGGAACGTCATGGGCGTGCACCGCGATGCGGAGTTCAACCGCTCCCACGTCCCGGGCTTCCTGCGGGGTATGGACCCCAAGGACTGGCTGTGCCTGTACCCGTTCGTGCGCACACCGGAGTGGTACCTCGCCCCGGAGGAGGAGCGTCGCAAGATGCTCGCCGACCACGGACGCAAGGGCGCCGCGTTCACGGGCGTTCTCGCCAACACCGTCGCCTCTTTCGCTCTCGGCGACTACGAATGGCTGCTGCCGCTCGAAGCCGATGAGCTCACCGACCTCGTCGACATGATGCGCGATCTCCGCTACACCGACGCTCGCATGTACGTGAAGGAGGAGGTGCCCTTCTACACCGGGCGCAGGCTCCGGTTCGACGAGATCGCGGACGTGCTCCAGTAA
- the hemC gene encoding hydroxymethylbilane synthase: MSTPIRLGTRRSALAQAQSGHVAAALEKLSGRRVELVPITSEGDTNRASLSEIGGQGIFATRLREALFAGECDFLVHSLKDLPTAVPEGLVIAATPKREDPRDVVLTRDGTPLHELRSGSTVGTGSPRRIAQVHRRAPKAEVVDIRGNVDSRLARVTSGELDAVILAAAGLSRLGAETPLRREELGLAEWPTAPGQGSLAVETRADAPEELLAALAGLDDTDTRLAITVERAILQGLDAGCQAPMAAHAVVEGSSIRVRTVVYAADGGRRIGLDVTEDLNGEYIRRNGSGNGADAADGADPMHAARELGFTVARRLLDQGAAGLVSREQSS, encoded by the coding sequence ATGAGTACCCCCATTCGTCTGGGCACCCGCCGCAGCGCGCTCGCGCAGGCGCAGTCGGGTCACGTCGCCGCAGCCCTCGAGAAGCTCTCGGGGCGCCGGGTCGAGCTCGTCCCGATCACCAGCGAGGGCGACACGAATCGTGCCTCGCTCTCCGAGATCGGCGGTCAGGGCATCTTCGCCACGCGTCTTCGCGAGGCTCTGTTCGCGGGCGAGTGCGACTTCCTCGTGCACTCCCTGAAGGATCTGCCGACCGCCGTCCCCGAGGGTCTCGTGATCGCGGCGACGCCGAAGCGCGAGGATCCGCGCGATGTGGTCCTCACCCGCGACGGCACCCCGCTGCACGAGCTGCGCTCCGGAAGCACGGTGGGCACAGGGTCGCCGCGTCGCATCGCGCAGGTGCATCGACGCGCGCCGAAGGCCGAGGTCGTCGACATCCGCGGGAATGTCGACTCCCGTCTCGCCCGGGTCACATCGGGTGAGCTGGATGCGGTCATCCTCGCGGCGGCAGGTCTCTCCAGGCTCGGCGCGGAGACGCCGCTACGGCGCGAGGAGCTCGGTCTCGCCGAATGGCCGACCGCGCCAGGGCAGGGCTCGCTCGCCGTCGAGACCCGCGCGGATGCGCCGGAGGAGCTGCTCGCGGCCCTTGCCGGTCTCGACGACACCGATACTCGTCTGGCCATCACGGTGGAGCGCGCGATCCTGCAGGGATTGGACGCAGGATGCCAGGCGCCGATGGCCGCGCATGCGGTGGTCGAAGGCTCCTCGATCCGGGTCAGGACGGTCGTCTATGCCGCCGACGGCGGGCGCCGGATCGGCCTCGACGTCACGGAAGACCTGAACGGGGAGTATATTCGTCGGAACGGCAGTGGCAATGGAGCGGATGCTGCCGATGGTGCAGACCCGATGCACG